One genomic segment of uncultured Desulfobacter sp. includes these proteins:
- a CDS encoding flagellar basal body-associated FliL family protein gives MAEDLMEKIEGDALTESIDHGGGDSDEKPVKKGFIDRLLSGKKKLIIILLFLLFLGGIGAGAFFFLFGGKEEEVPEQPVAEDVVTEESIQAALKNQNKAIFEDIVQLEPFERIFLKQNSNMQYISLDIALEMMEPGLRRQVYTMEPRIRKIIESQIRQMRWMELRSPQGKLKLKFALLNRINQIFPKVAIRHIYFTNFLMQ, from the coding sequence GTGGCTGAAGATCTGATGGAAAAAATTGAAGGTGATGCGCTGACCGAATCCATAGACCATGGTGGCGGGGACTCAGATGAAAAACCTGTCAAAAAAGGATTTATCGACAGACTGCTGTCAGGGAAAAAAAAGCTGATCATTATTCTCCTGTTTCTCCTTTTTTTGGGTGGGATTGGTGCCGGCGCATTCTTTTTCCTGTTCGGCGGGAAGGAAGAAGAGGTCCCGGAACAACCGGTCGCTGAAGATGTCGTAACCGAAGAAAGCATTCAGGCGGCTCTGAAAAACCAGAACAAAGCGATATTTGAGGACATTGTGCAGCTTGAGCCCTTTGAGCGAATTTTTTTAAAACAAAATTCAAACATGCAGTACATATCCCTTGATATTGCCCTTGAAATGATGGAACCCGGGCTTCGAAGACAGGTGTATACCATGGAGCCCAGGATAAGAAAAATAATTGAAAGCCAGATACGGCAGATGAGATGGATGGAGTTACGAAGCCCCCAGGGCAAACTTAAACTGAAATTTGCGCTTCTCAACCGAATTAATCAAATTTTTCCCAAAGTTGCCATAAGGCATATTTATTTTACTAATTTTTTAATGCAGTGA
- a CDS encoding TrpB-like pyridoxal phosphate-dependent enzyme, giving the protein MPTKIFLSEDEIPRQWYNLAADLPGTINPPLGQDGKPISPDMLAAVFPMNLIEQEMSQERWIDIPEGILDLLYRWRPSPLHRAIHLEKALGTPAKIFYKNESVSPAGSHKPNTAVAQAWYNKEFGIKRLTTETGAGQWGSALSYSCALLGMECKVFMVRISFDQKPFRKSLMQTWGGECIASPSNETQVGRDILAEMPDTPGSLGIAISEAIEAAVSDETGKTRYALGSVLNHVMLHQTIIGLEAKKQLDKFGIKKVDTVIGCAGGGSNFAGLAFPFVLDKINGADIEIIPVEPASCPTLTATPFSYDFGDVAQMTPMLPMHSLGHKFIPAPIHAGGLRYHGMAPLVSHAVEAGLMSPMAIKQLECYEAGLMFARTEGLVVAPETCHAVACAIRSAKQAKEEGKEKTIIFNLSGHGLMDLAGYEKFMAGELQDIVMSAQDVKESVGISTAGNPVPKI; this is encoded by the coding sequence ATGCCCACCAAAATTTTTTTAAGTGAAGATGAAATTCCCCGCCAATGGTATAACCTGGCAGCAGACCTGCCCGGCACCATTAATCCGCCCCTGGGACAGGACGGCAAACCCATCAGTCCGGATATGCTGGCCGCCGTGTTTCCCATGAATCTAATCGAACAGGAGATGTCCCAAGAGCGCTGGATTGATATCCCCGAGGGGATTCTGGATCTACTTTACCGGTGGCGGCCCTCTCCCTTGCACCGGGCGATACATCTGGAAAAAGCGCTGGGTACACCGGCAAAAATTTTTTATAAAAATGAAAGCGTTTCCCCAGCCGGCAGCCATAAACCCAATACTGCTGTGGCCCAGGCCTGGTACAACAAGGAGTTCGGCATCAAGCGTTTGACCACGGAGACCGGTGCCGGCCAGTGGGGTTCTGCCCTGTCCTATTCCTGCGCCCTGCTAGGTATGGAGTGCAAAGTGTTCATGGTCAGGATCAGTTTTGACCAGAAGCCGTTCAGAAAATCACTCATGCAGACCTGGGGCGGAGAATGTATTGCAAGTCCGTCAAATGAAACCCAGGTAGGCCGGGATATCCTGGCAGAAATGCCGGATACGCCGGGATCCCTTGGCATTGCCATTTCAGAGGCCATTGAAGCTGCCGTCAGTGATGAAACAGGCAAGACCCGTTACGCTTTAGGATCCGTGCTCAACCATGTCATGCTGCACCAGACCATTATCGGACTGGAAGCAAAAAAACAACTGGACAAATTCGGAATAAAAAAGGTGGACACCGTTATCGGCTGTGCCGGCGGTGGTTCCAATTTTGCTGGTCTGGCCTTTCCCTTTGTCCTGGATAAAATCAACGGGGCCGATATTGAAATCATTCCCGTGGAGCCTGCCTCCTGCCCAACCCTGACGGCAACCCCGTTTTCCTATGATTTCGGCGATGTGGCCCAGATGACCCCCATGCTGCCCATGCACTCTTTAGGACATAAATTCATCCCGGCCCCCATCCATGCCGGAGGGTTAAGATACCACGGCATGGCACCCCTGGTGTCCCATGCCGTTGAAGCCGGACTGATGAGCCCCATGGCCATCAAGCAGCTGGAATGTTATGAGGCTGGCCTGATGTTTGCCCGCACCGAAGGACTGGTTGTGGCCCCTGAAACCTGTCATGCCGTGGCCTGCGCCATCCGTTCTGCAAAACAGGCCAAAGAAGAAGGAAAAGAAAAAACCATCATATTCAACCTGTCAGGCCATGGGCTCATGGATCTGGCCGGGTATGAAAAATTCATGGCAGGGGAGCTTCAGGATATTGTCATGTCTGCCCAGGATGTTAAAGAATCCGTAGGTATCAGCACTGCCGGAAATCCGGTACCAAAAATTTAA
- the tnpB gene encoding IS66 family insertion sequence element accessory protein TnpB (TnpB, as the term is used for proteins encoded by IS66 family insertion elements, is considered an accessory protein, since TnpC, encoded by a neighboring gene, is a DDE family transposase.) has product MFSPTQNLKIHIALGSTDMRKSIDGLSILVSEKLNLDPFSGHMFVFCNRNQNILKILYWDRNGFCLWHKRLEKDYFQWPKSKDEILTIGAKELSWLMDGLSIHQKKAHKSLKYSAVF; this is encoded by the coding sequence ATGTTTTCTCCTACCCAGAATTTAAAAATTCATATCGCACTTGGCAGCACTGATATGCGCAAGTCCATTGATGGGTTATCTATACTTGTGAGCGAAAAATTAAATTTGGATCCATTCTCAGGACACATGTTTGTCTTCTGTAACCGGAATCAAAATATATTGAAAATCCTGTATTGGGATCGCAATGGATTCTGTCTCTGGCACAAGAGGCTGGAAAAGGACTATTTTCAATGGCCCAAGTCAAAAGATGAGATTTTGACCATCGGTGCCAAAGAACTTTCATGGCTGATGGACGGCCTCTCAATTCATCAGAAAAAAGCACATAAATCATTAAAATATTCGGCTGTTTTTTGA
- a CDS encoding IS66 family transposase: MMASFVSDFSDREHHYKAEIKILNEQIKSLRDRLFGKKTEKIHKDDGQRSLFDTFEPDTPILDEPEEISVPAHKRKKSGRKPLPETLPRVKVIHDLTEEEKTCACGCMKSRCGKEESEQLEIIPAQMRVIRNIRYKYACKNCEGVEDDGPTVSIARMPEQMIPKSIATPGLLAHILTAKFADALPFYRQEKQFHRIGVDIHRSNMCNWAMKVAQACEILLEYMKGEILNGPVINIDETTVQVLKEPKRSKCYMWVFKGGPPDNPIILFQYHPTRSGDVARNFLNGYQGIVQTDGYGGYDFLDHIVGIIHIACWIHARRKFMDVAKAAGNKNGKPTGIAGKALKYIRKLYKIEKEAKELGLSAEELYRKRQEQALPILDEFKKWLDAQVEKVPPKSLLGKAINYTLNQWHRLVLYTESGLVMPDNNVVENAIRPFVVGRKNWLFSCTSEGARASACIYSLIETAKANGLEPYWYLKFLFENLPEAMTEDEFKALMPQNVDKNLLESNYTTPRQA, translated from the coding sequence ATGATGGCTTCTTTTGTCAGTGATTTTTCAGATAGAGAGCACCATTATAAAGCCGAAATCAAAATTCTCAACGAGCAGATTAAAAGCCTCCGGGACCGACTTTTTGGCAAAAAGACAGAAAAAATCCATAAAGATGACGGTCAACGCTCCCTTTTCGATACTTTTGAACCGGATACTCCCATATTAGACGAGCCCGAAGAAATCAGCGTACCTGCCCATAAGCGGAAGAAGTCTGGGCGTAAGCCTTTGCCTGAAACCCTTCCGCGGGTTAAAGTGATCCACGATCTGACTGAGGAAGAAAAAACATGTGCCTGTGGTTGCATGAAATCCCGTTGCGGCAAGGAAGAATCTGAACAACTTGAGATTATTCCGGCACAGATGAGAGTGATCAGGAATATCCGTTATAAATACGCATGTAAAAACTGTGAAGGTGTTGAAGATGATGGTCCGACAGTCTCCATCGCCAGAATGCCGGAACAAATGATTCCCAAAAGCATTGCAACCCCAGGACTTCTGGCTCATATTCTGACAGCCAAATTTGCAGATGCCTTGCCTTTCTACCGGCAGGAAAAGCAGTTTCACCGAATTGGAGTAGACATTCACAGATCCAATATGTGCAATTGGGCCATGAAAGTGGCCCAGGCCTGTGAGATCCTGCTGGAATATATGAAGGGTGAAATTCTTAACGGTCCAGTGATAAATATTGATGAAACAACTGTCCAGGTTCTGAAAGAACCGAAACGGTCAAAATGCTATATGTGGGTGTTCAAAGGAGGGCCACCAGACAATCCCATTATTCTGTTCCAGTATCACCCAACCCGATCCGGGGACGTTGCCCGTAACTTTTTGAACGGTTATCAAGGTATTGTTCAAACGGATGGTTATGGTGGCTATGACTTTCTTGATCATATTGTAGGAATCATCCATATTGCCTGCTGGATACACGCACGTCGAAAGTTCATGGATGTAGCCAAAGCTGCCGGGAATAAAAATGGCAAACCGACAGGAATCGCCGGCAAAGCCCTGAAGTACATCAGGAAATTATACAAAATAGAGAAAGAGGCCAAAGAACTTGGCTTGTCCGCTGAAGAACTTTACCGGAAAAGGCAGGAACAAGCCTTGCCTATCCTTGATGAATTTAAAAAATGGCTGGATGCTCAAGTTGAGAAGGTGCCACCCAAAAGTCTTCTTGGCAAGGCCATCAACTACACCCTTAATCAATGGCATCGGTTGGTCCTGTATACGGAAAGTGGCCTGGTAATGCCGGACAATAATGTGGTTGAAAATGCCATAAGACCCTTTGTGGTCGGTAGAAAAAACTGGTTGTTTTCGTGTACATCCGAAGGCGCCAGGGCCAGTGCCTGCATTTACAGCTTAATCGAAACCGCCAAGGCCAATGGACTTGAACCTTATTGGTACCTCAAATTTCTTTTTGAAAATTTACCGGAAGCCATGACGGAAGACGAATTTAAAGCTTTAATGCCACAAAACGTGGATAAAAATTTGCTGGAATCCAACTATACAACACCCCGCCAGGCTTAA
- a CDS encoding flagellar hook-length control protein FliK, with the protein MLSNVSDINALLTGSSSDTPIGATSNSAVSTDSGFAVSAFQGQLDKTMQQTPGMEGTNEVHAVVDDMGAGLLKYSSVQTKTSLLATAQKLNLSTGEQNIEMSTVEKSRFVVRTTIQKVSDIEDALENGGATEFLTELKNLLLSLSNSDLDNLSIDENGLEALGDLLVQAGFDQASVEELMSNLTLTLEEGNGLISVSDFMDDLFELPLAEDEDITQAEALMPTSDLPYIKSLLSMMGVDEQEITSIMDEASEGTRGFDFDAFIEQLEQLSSTAGESGLTYQTDGEDDAYTTLLKQLDLDYFIEESGEPLTLTTVIDAFAQKLDSIKDNLPDQTEQSVAAMFTTNSFDALATQSGRHGLLNQLFSGLNIQENSEETINSTIALSATSNAMVKEIEDRFQVQFMDQINRGDVSTKTAADAPTSGITASADIQTGKTDSDGSFKIANNFSDTKESTSQISIKAAQADAAALEKVGPTNNFQPGDATSKISETQTLVFGMEKSTTAATVGTSDTQRSQQAFSTLPDFVTRQVGKSIVRSINTGDDTIRMQLKPAELGRVYMSIEHNGSAMKVSIITEHQSAKDILAANVNDIKTMLSSSGISLESFEVDMSSDFQQSMADARAQDQSNQSARKKHAKGGAGDDAQEDTTDNLSVQTAVINNSGALHFVA; encoded by the coding sequence ATGTTATCCAATGTTTCAGACATCAATGCGTTACTGACAGGAAGTTCTTCAGACACCCCCATAGGTGCAACCAGTAACAGCGCAGTTTCCACAGACAGTGGTTTTGCGGTATCTGCATTTCAGGGGCAACTGGACAAAACTATGCAGCAGACCCCAGGCATGGAAGGCACAAATGAAGTGCACGCCGTTGTGGACGACATGGGGGCTGGCCTTTTAAAATATAGTAGTGTACAGACTAAGACCTCACTGCTGGCCACTGCGCAAAAGCTCAATCTATCCACGGGGGAACAGAACATTGAAATGTCCACTGTGGAAAAATCTCGTTTTGTTGTCCGAACGACTATACAGAAGGTTTCAGACATTGAAGATGCGTTGGAAAATGGCGGGGCCACTGAATTTCTCACGGAATTAAAAAATCTGCTTTTATCCCTTTCCAATTCCGATCTGGACAATCTGTCCATAGATGAAAACGGACTTGAAGCCCTTGGAGATCTGCTTGTTCAGGCAGGTTTTGACCAGGCTTCTGTTGAGGAACTCATGTCGAATTTGACCCTTACACTTGAAGAGGGAAACGGCCTGATATCCGTGTCCGATTTTATGGATGATTTATTTGAACTGCCCCTTGCCGAAGATGAGGATATCACCCAGGCAGAGGCGCTCATGCCCACCTCAGATCTGCCCTATATTAAATCCCTTTTGTCAATGATGGGGGTGGATGAGCAGGAAATCACCTCTATTATGGATGAAGCTTCCGAAGGAACCCGGGGATTTGATTTTGATGCGTTTATTGAACAGCTTGAGCAGCTTTCGAGTACAGCCGGTGAATCCGGCCTGACCTATCAGACAGATGGTGAGGACGACGCATATACCACCCTTTTAAAACAGCTTGACCTGGATTATTTTATCGAAGAATCCGGCGAGCCGTTGACCCTGACCACAGTAATTGATGCTTTTGCCCAGAAGCTTGATTCCATAAAAGACAACCTGCCGGACCAGACTGAACAATCCGTAGCAGCAATGTTTACAACGAATTCGTTTGATGCACTTGCAACTCAATCCGGCCGGCACGGATTGCTTAACCAGCTTTTTTCCGGACTGAATATTCAAGAAAATAGTGAGGAAACTATCAATTCTACCATAGCGCTTAGCGCAACTTCAAATGCCATGGTCAAAGAAATTGAGGACCGGTTCCAGGTTCAATTCATGGATCAGATCAACAGGGGTGACGTGAGTACAAAAACGGCTGCCGATGCCCCGACGAGTGGCATTACGGCATCCGCTGATATTCAAACAGGGAAAACCGATTCTGATGGTTCATTTAAAATAGCCAACAATTTTTCAGATACAAAGGAATCAACATCACAGATTTCCATCAAGGCAGCCCAGGCCGATGCCGCTGCTCTTGAAAAAGTGGGGCCCACCAACAATTTCCAGCCAGGGGACGCAACATCTAAAATTTCAGAAACCCAGACCCTCGTCTTTGGCATGGAAAAATCAACCACAGCGGCGACGGTGGGAACTTCGGACACACAACGAAGTCAACAGGCCTTTTCCACACTGCCTGACTTTGTCACCCGGCAGGTGGGAAAAAGCATTGTCCGGTCGATTAACACCGGTGACGACACCATCCGGATGCAACTGAAACCCGCTGAGTTAGGCCGGGTGTACATGAGCATTGAGCATAATGGGAGCGCCATGAAAGTCAGCATAATTACTGAACACCAGTCCGCAAAAGATATCCTGGCAGCCAATGTGAATGATATCAAAACCATGCTCTCTTCTTCGGGTATCAGTCTTGAAAGCTTTGAAGTTGATATGAGCAGCGATTTCCAGCAATCCATGGCCGATGCCCGGGCCCAAGATCAGTCAAATCAGTCAGCCAGAAAAAAGCATGCAAAGGGTGGGGCCGGTGATGATGCCCAGGAAGACACAACAGATAATTTATCGGTTCAAACCGCTGTTATAAATAACAGCGGGGCACTGCACTTTGTTGCATAA
- a CDS encoding ParB/RepB/Spo0J family partition protein has product MELNTTFVNPAILTTGQPFEKLFPIQKETLAAISQDMEANGFDPVFPLVVWKEKNVLVDGHTRFAAARNMHLDQVPVVYKSFEDEDDALLYSFHAQRNRRNMSDDDIVKCLALLDVIHKKEEKDQKTTRKVENETRAKELGISPQKVDKARKVMEHGSPDIKEQVQSGEKSINKAFNEVQAQRRESGEIRGKETNGLGLSAKYTQSLGKFLKELTRIREHGWQEVSQEKAVADIEAILDLIRD; this is encoded by the coding sequence ATGGAATTAAACACAACGTTTGTAAACCCTGCCATCTTAACCACCGGGCAACCCTTTGAAAAACTGTTCCCCATCCAAAAGGAGACCTTGGCTGCCATAAGCCAGGACATGGAGGCAAATGGGTTTGATCCGGTATTTCCCCTGGTGGTCTGGAAAGAAAAAAATGTTCTCGTGGATGGCCACACCCGATTTGCAGCGGCCAGAAACATGCACCTGGATCAGGTACCGGTAGTATATAAATCCTTTGAGGATGAGGATGACGCCCTGCTCTACAGCTTTCATGCCCAACGGAACCGGCGCAACATGTCTGACGATGATATCGTAAAATGTCTGGCGCTTTTGGATGTTATACACAAAAAAGAGGAAAAGGATCAGAAAACCACACGCAAGGTGGAAAACGAAACCCGGGCCAAGGAGCTGGGCATCAGCCCCCAGAAGGTAGACAAAGCCAGAAAGGTTATGGAACACGGTAGCCCGGATATCAAGGAACAAGTTCAGTCCGGGGAAAAATCTATTAACAAGGCCTTTAACGAAGTCCAGGCCCAGCGCCGTGAAAGTGGTGAAATTCGTGGCAAAGAGACCAACGGGCTTGGGCTTTCGGCAAAGTACACCCAGTCCTTGGGAAAGTTTCTCAAAGAGCTGACCCGCATCCGGGAGCATGGATGGCAGGAGGTCAGCCAGGAGAAAGCCGTGGCCGATATTGAAGCGATCCTTGACCTGATCAGGGATTAA
- the fliN gene encoding flagellar motor switch protein FliN produces the protein MADENGIINDENLEEDSEHGARELDFILDIPLELSVELGKTKMLVNDLLQLAQGSIIELNKLAGEPLEVYINRKLIARGEVVVVNEKFGVRLTDVITPIDRVKSLAAEDQ, from the coding sequence ATGGCTGACGAAAACGGCATCATAAATGATGAAAATCTGGAAGAAGACTCCGAGCATGGCGCAAGGGAACTGGATTTTATCCTGGATATTCCTTTGGAACTTTCCGTGGAACTGGGCAAAACCAAAATGCTGGTCAATGATCTTTTACAGCTGGCCCAGGGGTCCATTATTGAATTGAACAAACTGGCCGGAGAACCACTGGAGGTCTATATCAACCGCAAGCTCATTGCCCGGGGAGAAGTTGTGGTGGTCAATGAGAAATTCGGGGTTCGTCTCACCGACGTGATCACGCCCATTGACCGCGTTAAATCCCTGGCTGCGGAAGATCAATGA
- a CDS encoding PAS domain-containing protein, with amino-acid sequence MLKSLFKKIKALRDSAAKKHILNSEEEFYSAFNAMKSAVWIIDKDYRILKSNKAAERLFNQNNLEIIGKKCWTIVHGTDQPIKECPILKAGQSLQQESIELQLNERCFEVVVDPIL; translated from the coding sequence TTGTTAAAATCATTATTTAAAAAAATCAAAGCGTTAAGGGATTCTGCAGCTAAAAAACACATATTAAATTCCGAAGAGGAATTTTATTCTGCTTTCAACGCTATGAAGTCTGCCGTTTGGATTATTGACAAAGATTACCGTATCTTGAAATCCAACAAGGCTGCCGAGCGGTTATTCAATCAAAACAATTTAGAAATAATCGGTAAAAAATGCTGGACAATTGTACATGGTACTGACCAACCGATTAAAGAGTGCCCCATTTTAAAAGCCGGCCAAAGTCTACAACAAGAATCCATTGAACTCCAACTTAATGAGAGATGCTTTGAGGTCGTTGTAGACCCCATTTTGTAA
- a CDS encoding IS66 family insertion sequence element accessory protein TnpB, with protein MSEARKKNQKRTQFWEYHIKQWSESGVSQNAYCRQNDLRPNQFTYWKIKLNNQALVPEFVQIPSTQISQMLNFSEQKGLRLNIDNGFQIEIPDGFSQATLAQVLQVLGKC; from the coding sequence ATGTCAGAAGCAAGGAAGAAAAACCAAAAGCGTACCCAATTCTGGGAGTACCATATTAAACAATGGTCTGAATCCGGCGTGTCCCAAAATGCATACTGCAGACAAAATGATTTGAGACCCAATCAATTTACATACTGGAAAATAAAACTCAACAACCAGGCCCTTGTCCCAGAATTCGTTCAGATCCCTTCAACACAGATCAGCCAGATGCTAAACTTTTCTGAACAAAAAGGATTAAGGTTGAATATAGATAACGGATTTCAGATCGAAATCCCGGATGGATTTTCCCAGGCCACCCTGGCCCAGGTGCTCCAGGTATTGGGGAAGTGCTGA
- a CDS encoding PAS domain S-box protein, translating into MTAYVVDPIFDYRGKPSKYIHIITDITESKLISEKLKRSEQMLANAQRLAKTGGWEWNVEQQKMYWTKELYRLHGFEASQFGPGSRDHINLGLECYNAEDQPKILDAFHRCEKEGVGYELEFEFRKSSGKKIWIKTIAEPVWKGDKVEKVIGNVIDITESKLAKAELFEQSERIKTFFNSINDAIFVHPLKQEGFEPFVEVNDIACKRYGYTYDELMNLSAPDITVKYDVNEHTKPNYRKKMLEKGQLVFETSHIKKSGEIFPVEINANIFHQNAKPYILAVVREITDRKNMEELRTQNWHLKKEESLNRMAGAIAHHFNNHLMAIMGNLELSLKLIELGKSPLKNIVQSMQLAKKASKINELMLTYLGKNTSGKMQMDMSKVCRMIMPLLRSSFSVNIILETDFPAQGPMIYGDVNQVQQLATNLVTNAAESYQEKGTIYLSLKTVLADEIPKKHRFPVDWIPDQNEYACLEVTDSGCGIEEQHIEKLFDPFFSTKATGRGLDLPVVLGIAQANNGVITVKSKCGEGSTFRFYTPVKTKLNSY; encoded by the coding sequence TTGACCGCTTACGTTGTAGACCCCATTTTCGATTATAGGGGAAAGCCCTCAAAGTATATTCACATCATCACTGATATCACAGAAAGCAAACTGATATCGGAAAAATTAAAACGCAGCGAACAAATGCTTGCGAATGCTCAACGCTTGGCAAAAACAGGGGGATGGGAATGGAATGTAGAACAACAAAAGATGTATTGGACAAAAGAGTTATATCGGCTGCATGGATTTGAAGCCAGTCAATTTGGGCCTGGTTCTCGTGACCATATTAATTTAGGTCTTGAATGCTATAACGCTGAAGACCAACCTAAAATATTGGATGCTTTTCATAGATGTGAAAAGGAAGGGGTTGGTTATGAACTTGAGTTTGAATTTCGAAAATCATCAGGAAAAAAAATATGGATTAAAACTATAGCTGAACCTGTTTGGAAAGGCGATAAAGTTGAAAAAGTCATCGGCAATGTTATAGATATTACCGAATCTAAATTGGCGAAGGCTGAACTTTTCGAACAATCGGAAAGAATAAAAACCTTTTTCAATTCCATCAATGACGCAATATTTGTCCATCCTTTGAAACAAGAGGGTTTTGAACCGTTTGTAGAAGTTAATGACATAGCCTGTAAGCGATATGGGTATACCTATGATGAGTTAATGAATCTTTCGGCACCTGATATAACCGTCAAGTATGATGTTAATGAGCATACCAAACCCAATTATAGAAAAAAAATGCTTGAAAAAGGGCAGCTTGTTTTTGAAACATCTCACATAAAAAAATCAGGTGAAATATTTCCCGTTGAAATAAATGCAAATATCTTCCATCAAAATGCAAAACCATACATTCTTGCCGTTGTTCGGGAGATTACAGATCGAAAAAATATGGAAGAACTGCGGACTCAAAATTGGCACCTCAAAAAAGAGGAAAGTCTTAACCGAATGGCAGGTGCGATTGCTCACCACTTCAACAATCACCTGATGGCGATCATGGGGAATCTGGAATTGAGCCTTAAATTAATTGAACTGGGTAAATCCCCTCTTAAAAATATAGTACAATCAATGCAACTTGCTAAAAAGGCATCCAAAATCAATGAGTTGATGCTTACCTACCTTGGAAAAAATACTTCTGGAAAAATGCAAATGGATATGAGCAAGGTCTGCCGTATGATCATGCCTCTTCTTCGGTCCTCATTCTCAGTAAATATTATTCTGGAAACAGATTTCCCAGCTCAGGGCCCCATGATCTATGGAGATGTGAATCAGGTTCAGCAGCTTGCAACCAACCTTGTTACCAATGCCGCAGAGTCCTATCAAGAAAAAGGCACCATCTATCTTAGTTTAAAGACTGTTCTCGCCGACGAAATACCCAAGAAGCATCGTTTCCCTGTGGATTGGATACCCGACCAGAATGAATATGCCTGCCTGGAGGTAACCGACTCCGGTTGTGGAATTGAGGAACAACATATCGAAAAATTATTCGATCCGTTTTTTTCGACCAAGGCAACAGGAAGAGGACTGGATTTACCTGTTGTTCTGGGGATTGCACAAGCAAACAATGGCGTCATTACCGTAAAAAGCAAATGTGGTGAGGGGAGTACTTTTCGGTTCTATACCCCTGTGAAGACAAAGCTAAATTCATATTAA
- the fliM gene encoding flagellar motor switch protein FliM, whose amino-acid sequence MSEILSQDEVDSLLDGLDSGDVETESDISEIAEEPVEGVVAYDFTSQDKVVRARMPTFDVINERLSREVRATLSSMLRTNVDVSANPFDTLKFSEFVRSLPVPTSLHMFRMEPLRGHGLVVFESQLVYNLIDTFFGGEALGKARVEGREFTRIEEVMIKKAVMAVLKNIEASWAPIEPVKASLIRSEMNPQFTAIVLPTDLVIVTRFEIELEQAAGNLVVCYPYSMIEPMRNKLSSGVQAEIEEVDYNWRRMIKEVILNSEVDLKILLGKTEITGERLLYMQPGDVIQLDNDASDPLSCFVGGLVKLTGFIGVQRGFQAFKINDKITTDCKG is encoded by the coding sequence ATGAGTGAAATTCTATCCCAGGACGAAGTTGACAGTCTATTAGACGGGCTGGATTCCGGAGACGTAGAAACCGAAAGCGATATTTCGGAGATTGCGGAGGAGCCGGTTGAAGGGGTCGTTGCCTATGATTTCACCAGCCAGGACAAAGTGGTCAGGGCAAGAATGCCCACCTTTGACGTTATTAATGAACGTCTGTCCAGGGAAGTTCGGGCCACACTGTCTTCAATGCTTCGGACCAATGTCGATGTCTCTGCCAATCCCTTTGACACCCTGAAATTTTCTGAATTCGTCCGCAGTCTTCCTGTGCCCACAAGTCTTCACATGTTCAGGATGGAGCCGTTAAGGGGACATGGTCTGGTAGTGTTTGAAAGCCAGTTGGTTTATAACCTCATTGATACTTTTTTTGGCGGAGAAGCTTTGGGGAAAGCAAGGGTAGAGGGCCGTGAATTTACCCGTATTGAAGAGGTGATGATTAAAAAAGCAGTGATGGCCGTCCTGAAAAATATTGAAGCATCCTGGGCCCCCATAGAACCGGTAAAGGCATCACTGATTCGTTCGGAAATGAACCCACAGTTCACGGCCATTGTACTGCCAACAGACCTTGTCATCGTTACCCGGTTTGAAATCGAACTGGAGCAGGCCGCAGGCAATCTTGTGGTTTGCTATCCCTATTCCATGATAGAACCCATGCGAAATAAACTGTCATCCGGTGTCCAGGCTGAAATTGAAGAGGTCGATTATAACTGGCGGCGGATGATTAAAGAGGTAATTCTCAACTCCGAGGTGGATTTAAAAATTCTTTTGGGCAAAACCGAAATCACCGGTGAACGGCTTTTGTATATGCAACCCGGTGATGTCATCCAACTGGATAACGACGCATCTGATCCTTTGTCCTGCTTTGTGGGAGGGCTTGTGAAATTAACAGGCTTTATCGGTGTCCAGCGGGGCTTTCAGGCATTTAAGATCAACGATAAAATTACAACCGACTGTAAGGGGTAA